From the Senegalimassilia faecalis genome, one window contains:
- a CDS encoding class I SAM-dependent DNA methyltransferase yields MAKKKTDNTAEIGFEEQIWKAADKLRGNIDASEYKNVVLGLIFLKYISDKFEQKYQELVDEGEGFEEDRDEYTYEGIFYVPKEARWETVAAAAHMPEIGKVIDEAMRKIEAENDKLKNILPKNFARQELDKRRLGEVVDLFTNVQMAEKGDTRDILGRTYEYCLAKFAEAEGKNAGEFYTPACIVRTLVEIIEPYHGRVYDPCCGSGGMFVQSAEFVRRHAGNINDLSIFGQESNPTTWKMATMNLAIRGIDADLGSCNADTFFNDLHKNERFDFILANPPFNLKDWGGDRLKDDPRWDYGIPPEGNANFAWVQHMVHHLNATGRMGMVLANGSLSSQSGGEGDIRKALVEADLVEGIVAMPDKLFYSTGIPVSLWIISKSKKQAGKTLFIDAREMGTMVSRKLREFTEEDIAKVSKAFDAFRDGELEEEKGFSKVATIEDIAKQDFILTPGRYVGIADVEEDDEPFDEKMARLTGELAKCFEESNRLQEQIKKNLEAIGYGI; encoded by the coding sequence ATGGCAAAGAAGAAAACGGACAACACCGCGGAAATTGGCTTTGAAGAGCAGATTTGGAAGGCTGCTGATAAACTGCGCGGAAACATTGACGCATCTGAGTACAAGAACGTGGTGCTTGGCCTCATCTTCCTGAAATATATTTCGGATAAGTTTGAGCAAAAGTATCAGGAACTTGTTGATGAAGGTGAAGGCTTCGAAGAGGATCGCGACGAATACACGTATGAGGGCATTTTCTATGTTCCGAAAGAGGCTCGTTGGGAAACAGTGGCTGCTGCTGCGCATATGCCCGAAATCGGCAAGGTAATCGATGAGGCTATGCGCAAAATCGAGGCCGAGAACGATAAGCTGAAGAATATTCTGCCGAAGAATTTTGCTCGTCAGGAATTGGACAAACGACGTCTTGGCGAAGTGGTTGACCTGTTCACCAACGTTCAAATGGCTGAGAAGGGCGACACGCGCGATATCCTAGGGCGTACCTACGAGTATTGCTTGGCTAAGTTCGCCGAGGCGGAAGGCAAGAACGCTGGCGAATTCTATACGCCGGCCTGCATAGTGCGTACGCTGGTGGAAATCATCGAGCCTTATCATGGTCGCGTGTATGACCCGTGCTGCGGTTCGGGTGGCATGTTCGTGCAATCTGCCGAGTTCGTTCGCAGGCATGCAGGCAACATCAATGACCTGTCGATTTTCGGACAGGAGAGCAATCCCACCACTTGGAAGATGGCTACGATGAATCTGGCCATTCGCGGTATTGATGCCGATTTGGGCTCGTGCAACGCGGATACGTTCTTCAACGATTTGCATAAGAATGAGCGGTTCGACTTCATTCTGGCTAACCCGCCGTTTAACCTGAAGGATTGGGGAGGCGATAGGCTGAAGGACGACCCGCGTTGGGACTATGGCATTCCTCCCGAGGGCAATGCAAACTTCGCGTGGGTGCAGCACATGGTGCACCATCTGAACGCAACCGGACGCATGGGCATGGTGCTTGCCAACGGCTCGCTTTCTAGCCAAAGCGGTGGCGAAGGGGACATTCGCAAGGCGCTCGTTGAAGCCGATCTCGTTGAAGGTATCGTTGCCATGCCTGACAAGTTGTTCTATAGCACGGGCATCCCTGTAAGCCTTTGGATCATTTCCAAGTCAAAGAAGCAAGCGGGCAAGACGCTGTTCATCGACGCTCGCGAAATGGGCACGATGGTAAGCCGCAAGTTACGTGAGTTTACGGAAGAGGATATCGCCAAGGTTTCGAAAGCGTTTGATGCCTTCCGTGACGGAGAGCTTGAAGAGGAAAAGGGCTTTTCCAAAGTTGCCACAATCGAAGATATCGCAAAGCAGGACTTCATCTTGACGCCAGGGCGCTATGTCGGCATTGCTGATGTTGAGGAAGATGACGAGCCCTTCGATGAGAAAATGGCGCGACTGACTGGTGAGCTGGCAAAATGCTTCGAGGAATCAAACCGCCTGCAAGAACAAATCAAAAAGAACTTGGAGGCAATCGGCTATGGAATCTAA
- a CDS encoding virulence RhuM family protein, which translates to MESKDIVPAQSGDIVIYQSGAGLPEVECTFHGDNMWLTQAQMMELYQVAKSTLSEHITHIFEEGELDPAAVVRKFRTTAADGKNYDVSYYSLELVIAVGYRVRGNRGTQFRKWATMQLKEYLQKGFNLNDKALKNAGGGTYWKELLARIKDIRSSEKMLYRQVLDLYATSIDYDPKTPESILFFKTVQNKIHYAAHGHTAAEVIMQRADASLPFMGLTTFEGDQPTREETEVAKNYLSESELKRLNNLVSAFFDLAEMQAEEHHPMYMKDWIRELDDFAERYGKGVLQGAGKANHKGALTKAHKEYDKYRARIADEESAVDKAFLEGIKGLQKQLKGGR; encoded by the coding sequence ATGGAATCTAAGGATATAGTTCCCGCTCAGTCGGGAGATATCGTGATTTATCAGTCCGGTGCTGGCTTGCCAGAAGTAGAGTGCACGTTTCATGGCGACAATATGTGGCTCACTCAGGCGCAGATGATGGAACTGTATCAGGTTGCGAAGTCTACCCTCAGCGAGCACATCACGCATATCTTCGAGGAAGGTGAGCTCGATCCAGCGGCAGTTGTTCGGAAATTCCGAACAACTGCCGCTGACGGGAAGAACTACGACGTCTCCTATTATTCGCTGGAGCTGGTTATTGCCGTTGGTTACCGCGTGCGCGGTAACCGTGGGACACAATTTCGCAAATGGGCAACAATGCAGCTGAAGGAATACTTGCAGAAAGGATTCAACCTTAACGACAAGGCGTTGAAAAACGCTGGCGGAGGTACTTACTGGAAAGAGTTGCTTGCCCGCATTAAGGACATTCGATCCAGCGAGAAAATGCTTTACCGTCAGGTGCTCGATTTGTACGCCACTAGTATCGACTACGACCCGAAAACGCCGGAATCGATTTTGTTCTTCAAAACAGTGCAAAATAAGATTCACTATGCAGCGCATGGGCATACGGCGGCAGAGGTTATCATGCAGCGCGCCGACGCATCGCTTCCTTTCATGGGCTTAACCACATTCGAAGGGGATCAGCCTACGCGCGAGGAAACCGAGGTGGCGAAAAATTATCTTAGCGAAAGCGAATTGAAGCGTCTTAACAACCTCGTGTCGGCATTCTTCGATTTGGCGGAAATGCAAGCTGAAGAGCACCATCCCATGTATATGAAAGATTGGATTCGCGAGCTTGACGATTTTGCCGAGAGGTACGGAAAAGGCGTTCTCCAAGGAGCGGGCAAAGCGAATCACAAAGGCGCACTGACGAAAGCGCACAAGGAATACGATAAATATCGAGCACGCATCGCGGACGAAGAAAGCGCCGTTGACAAGGCGTTTCTTGAAGGCATAAAGGGCCTGCAAAAGCAGCTTAAAGGTGGCCGGTAA
- a CDS encoding restriction endonuclease subunit S — MGCKVALGELCSFAKGASVPRVRMLDEGGYLYIHYGDLYRGFSIRIDVDDSQKPIPYISKDEKTRPTQWLEDKDIVYVLTSETVEDLGHAFLFNNPGGKKAVAGTETTIVRVTRRDLLLPEYLNWLLQSNHFKRVLKQYVKGMKVFRVHPNDLARIEIDLPSLDNQRRVVAVMDSLFDRELLNNRINGYLAA; from the coding sequence ATGGGATGTAAGGTTGCTCTAGGAGAGTTGTGCTCTTTCGCTAAAGGCGCAAGTGTCCCGCGTGTACGAATGCTTGACGAGGGGGGCTACCTCTACATCCATTACGGCGATTTGTATCGTGGATTTAGCATTCGAATAGATGTTGATGATTCGCAGAAGCCTATTCCGTATATCAGCAAAGACGAAAAAACTAGACCCACGCAGTGGCTTGAGGACAAAGATATTGTGTATGTCCTTACATCTGAGACTGTTGAGGATCTCGGGCACGCTTTCCTATTTAACAATCCAGGAGGAAAGAAGGCTGTTGCAGGGACAGAAACAACCATTGTACGAGTTACTAGGCGGGATCTTCTTTTGCCTGAGTATCTTAATTGGCTGCTGCAGTCGAACCATTTTAAGCGTGTCCTTAAGCAATATGTTAAGGGGATGAAGGTGTTCCGCGTTCATCCTAATGATTTGGCTCGTATCGAAATAGACCTACCGTCACTCGACAATCAGCGTCGAGTTGTGGCGGTGATGGACTCGCTATTTGACCGAGAGCTGCTCAACAATCGGATAAATGGCTATTTAGCTGCGTGA